TCCTGTGTTCCAGTGTCACCGGAATTACGGTTGGAGGTAGCTTCAGCATTTGCCCAATCAGGAACAAATTCGTTCAGGTCGATGACTCCTTGTGGGGGAAGTACTGCTTGTGCGTCACTGATTCCGAAGCCTTGAGCGATGTTGTCCGGATTGTCCAACTGACGTGCTAGATTCAATAAGATTCCTTCGTTGGCAGAAACACCACCTTTGTCGAAGGAATTATTGAGAATGCCAGTTTCGAACCAGTTCAAGCGAGCAACGAACATTCCATCTCTAGCGGAAAGAATAATACCTTTTTCCTCAGTAGAACCTACAATGTCATCAACAGATCCATTCAGGACATCTACGCGTCCACCTCGAGGTTGGAAGTTGTCAGACTCTGACATGTATACAGATAGCTCATTCCCATCGCCGAGAAGATCTTCGAACATATCGGTGATGTGCCAAGTCGCACTCCAAGAAGCACTGTCTTGGTTTGCATCCTCTGTAAGGTCAGCGGATTGTGGCCCAGCCAGGAAGGTCGGATCGTTCGTGTCGTCGCCTTCACGTGTGATCCCGGTTCCTCCAGGTGCACTGATTGAAGTTGAGCGCAGACGGTCTGAACGCCAGGCTCCCATAACAACCACTGAGTTATCCCAGAAATGCTCCTGAGCAACGATCACCCGAGAATCCAACTTTTCAAGACCTTTGCCAGCGTAGAACGAGGCAGGGAAGTTGTTGTTATCATCCAAGTTGAAGGTAGTTGCATTGAAGTTTACGAATCCATTAGCGCTCTCACTCCAACTATGCCATGGGACATTTTGGAAAGGACGATCGCGTGCTTGACCAAAAGGAACTGCCCCGATGTTGGCGCCTTTCAGGTCGTTGATTGAAGTGGCACCGAGGTAGTCAATGCTTGAATTATGAGGTAGGGAGTAAATGGAACCTGTACGGATTGAAGCCCAACTAATGGCTGTATCGCCTTCCAGGTTGGAAACCACTGCAGCTGGATCAATTTTGTAACGTCCATAGGACTGCAAATCTTCAACTTTGCGTTCTTGATATAGTCCTGTGATCTTTAGGCTTCCAAGAATGCGGGTCAGCAGACCGTCTTCAAAGAAATCTTCAGCATGAAGGTCAACAAACGCTGTTGCGCGAGTTGAATCTCGATCTGCAGCCAGGTTGTTTCCTTGCCACCAACCGCCGATAACTGGCGTTCCAAAATTTGGATTCGGAATAGGAGGGCCATCTGCTTCGCCATTGGTTGTTCCGATCAAATACATGTTCGGGTCAATGTATATGGTGCGTTGGCTAAGACCTTGCAAAGGATTGGATGATTTTGAGAACCAGTCCTGTTTGAATGTCGCAACTTCGAATCCAACTTTGTTGTCCCACCAAGTGCCTTCTAAAGAAGCATTGAATAAATCCCAATCAGAGTTTTGTGAGTGGGCTCCACCCGTATAGAGGTGATTCTGGTAGTCAAAGATGCTGCGGTCGAGAATCTGACTTCCTACAAATCCACCTGCGAAGAACCCTGAAGTTCCAGGTGCAGCTTGTGCGCCGTTCGGGTGGTATCCCCATCGACGGATAGAATTCTCTCGGACGCGAGGTTGGAAAAGCATCATTTCACCAGTTACATCTCCACCAGGAGCACCGCGGTTTCTGCGAACGAAGGTGTTACCTCCGAAAAATGGTTCTCTGTCTGTAGTGTTGAAGTAGCTTACAAAACCACTGGAAGTTCCAGGTGCAGCTAGGTCGAGCCAGCGATTGTTTAGAACTCCTTCCACAAAATAACCCTTGCCACGCCAAAGGTCAGAACCCTGTGCGCCGCCCATGGAGATAGGTTTACCCATTTCAATCCATGGTGTGATACCATCGTTGGGTGGAGTGTAGTCAGGATTTGCAGAATGCTTGTCTCCCGTTTCATAACTCATGTGGAAGCGCAAATTATCGCTGATGTCCCAAAGGAGCGATGCATAAATGCGTTCGTCCTCTCCGAAAGCTTCTTCTTGGCGATATCTGTTATCAGCAACTAAACCAGCTACCATGATAGAAAGCTTATCTTCGATCAAAACATGGTTGTAGCGGAATGAGCTGCGAAATGAACCATTTTGGTCAGTGCGGAAACGAACACGTCCGCTATTGCCAAACAGGTTCGCGCGAACGGTGGTGTTGTTTACAATACCACCTGGGCTACCGATTCCGAATAAAGCGGAATTAGCGCCACGCTGAACAGCGATACGGTCAGTGTTGTACGTGTCAAATGCAACGTCTGTGATAAAGTAATCACGAGTCAAGTCGGCTGCTGCCAGACCACGAATCCGAGTGTTACCACCACGAGGACGGTCAGTTTCACCTTCAGGAATCAAGCTACCGGCTGTTGATTGGTAACCAGAGAAGTTACCGTTAGGACCGGAAACTTCAGTATTCGGGGTGAAGAGGAGCACATCCATCATGTTATCGGACGCCGTGTCCTCGAGGAACTCCTCGTTCACAATAGAGATAGATGCTCCAATGTCTCGGAGGTTTGTGTTCAGGCGAGTTCCAGCCAGTGTCGAAGTGGCACTGTAACCAATGTCACCAGTTTCATCCACCGTAAAAGGGGATAAGTCATATACCTCTTCTTCCTGTTCCTGGGCGTTCAATCCTCCAAAGGGGATCAAGGCTGCGGAAAGGAGCCAGAGTGATTTGTAGTATCGTTTATTCATAATCAATCGAGTTATTAGGATTATGCCTTGTATTATCTTAGTAGAAGGTCGTTTGTTTTGAGTTCTAGTTGATTTGTAAGGTTTGTTTGGTGAGGGCCATTAAGCATTAATGGCAAGCGCTGAAACCAAGCTCTTTTGGGATCTTCGCGTGTATCTGTGAGGAGCATAGTAGTAATGTTCTCAATCGAAGTTGTTTAAGTTGCCTGAGTAGGTTGCCCAAACGATATCGATATAAGCTAAAAGGCTAAAAAAAGAGGGCTATTCTGCCACCAGAATTGTAGTTTCCTGTAAAGCACTGTAAAACTACCCCGTTTGTCGAGTAAATATAGGACTTAGAGTGATTTTATGGATTGATTCCCGGGACTCGCCACATGTAGTCCGGATCGATGAAGGGTTTGTCGTCTTCTCGACCCTCCATGAGATCAATTTTTCGTTGGAGTAGCTCCTCCAGGTTTTCCCCGTAAATAAAGGTGGTTTCACCAATGTCTGAGAGGTGCATCCACTCAGTTTCGGCTGTTTGGACATGATTGAGTAATGCCTTTGCATTCTCCTTCTCATCTAAAACGATGTCTCGGGTCAAAGTCTGGCATCTGCTCTTCATTGATTCGTCCTTCGCTTCGATGTAGCCATGAACCCCTTCGATCCAGCCTGCAATATTGCGCTGGCACCGGTACCAGCGCTCGGTTCCAACAAGACGATCATACATGTGGGCATAGACCAGACGAGCTGGAGTCCCTTTGGCAAGAGCATCCCGTCTTGATTTGGCAAGTTGCACAGCCTCATTGATTTGTGGCAATACATGCTCCGTAATCGCTTCTTTGCAGCGCTGAGCGTATTCGGGGTCGCAAAACTCAAAATTGATCTCACGACGAAAGTCGACTCTTACCCGATTGTTCACGTGTCCGAGGTGAAAATCCTCGTAATAGGCGCGTTCCTCTTCGCTGATGGCTTCAATATTCGGGAGGAAAGGACGTACCAATACGCGGTACCAGGTGCTCCACATCGAAAGCACACTTACAGGCGGAGGGTAGGCACGGTAGGCGTTGTCGGCACTGCTCCAGATGGATACCAGGTGATCGGCTTCTTCATCACCCACCCATGCCCGTGCACGATTCTCGAGAAATGAACTCAGGTTTAGGGAAGGATCGTTTTGGAATGCTCGCAGGATTTCCTGGTTGATGTTGTAAGCGGCCATTTCTGTGGAGACCGTTCCGGTTAAACCCGCTGCATGAGCAAACCCCTGTTTGTGGATGGCGATTAGGCGTTCGAACAACAGCTTAGGATATACCGGTGCTAATACGGGTTCTTGGTTGCAGAAATTGCCGGGACTGAAGTAGAGGTGAGTATTTGAGCCTTTGGCTTCGACGGCTTCTCGTGCTTCGCTTTCTTCGTCTGAACATTGATTGAAGATACCGCAGAAATTAAAGTCGTTCGCCCAGTCATAGCTGGGGTGCTTATAGCCCAAGTCGAAGCCTTTGGCGACGAGTGAGTTCACTTCTAGATCAATGCCCTCTTCCAGCGATTCTCTAAGGTAAGGATCCTCGACCCAAAACATCTCGCTTCTCAGAGTGGCAAAAAAGTTGGGATTTACCCGCCGACCTGCATCGCGGAGGGTTTTCATGAATCGAATGATGTTCGCCGCTGCGGATTTGGCTATGTCGTCATCTCCTTTGAATTCACGGATCACATAGCCGCCTCCATTGCGCCCGACATACAGAGAACTTGTATATTCGAATCCGGCACCACTATCGTTCGACCACACAACCATGTAGTCGATGTTGGGTGCTTCTTGCAGGATTTTCTCCAGCATTTCTGCGTAGTGATCGAGGACGACCGGGTGGGCCGTGGTCAGATTGTATCGTGGACGAAAACTGCGAAGTGGATGGTCGACCCGTGCACCTCGTAACATGGGGTAGCGTTCCAACAGCTGATCGGGGACGCTCCTGGGCTCAAAGGAAAGAATGCCAGCTCGAAGTCCATACTTCTCAGCTAATTGGGCAGATTTTTTTAGGCGATTCAGGTTAGCTCGGAGGTACTCGAACCGATAGATGCCTTTGTTGAGTTTGCTGTAGACGAATTGGTCAAGCGCCGCGCAGTAGGTGTAAAGCCGGTACAAGAGTTCGTCGGGGGCAGCCTGCTCATAGGGAAACGTAGCCGCCAAGCCGTTGACTTCAACATGGGTGAATCCAAGGCGTGCCATTTCTCGGATATGTTCCTCCATATTAAAGCCTTTTGCGACGCGGCCATGATTGTTGAGTAAAGAGTCGTAAGCCGGGCGAAGGTGTTTAAAGGCTGCTTTGAGAAGAATGCCTTATTTTAATTCAGACGCATTCCTGTCAGACCAGTCGTCTAAGACCTGGCAGGCGAGGCGGTAAAGGAACCAGGTATGAGAGCAGTAAAGTTCGATGACACCTTCCTCTGTGATTCTTACGAACCTCCATTCCTCGGTGTCTGATGTTGGGATGGAGAGCTGGTTCGCTTCCTCGTTGCTCAGAACGCCGATCCTTAGGTTAGAATCGCTTGTTTTATCAGTGCAGATGGTGGCCTGTTGGTTCGCCTCTTTTTGGATGAAAGCGGCTACTGTGTTTTCCACTGCAATGTCTGGGTGAGATACCGTGATCGTTTTGGTTTGGGATAATAGCTGCTTAATGTTCATCAAAGTTTTTTAGGGATTGGTCTGAATAATGGAATGCCGACCTGCGGGGAGATCTTGGAGCGAAAGAGAGTCGCCGTTGGGCCAATGGATTTTGATAAGATCAGCCTGATCTGCCTGACCTAGAGCCGCGTGAACAGGAATCATTTGCTGCTTTCCTGAGTGTCCGTAGGGACCCAGGGCTTGACGGATTTGCCTTGTGGGCGGTGTTGAAGGATCTCCATCGAGGTCAGCCACAATATGGACTATCGTTCCATAGGCTTCACGGCATACGCCCTTTTCCGGATCACCGATTAAATGGAGTATTATTGAGGCTCGTCCCTGAGTCGCCTCATTGAGGAATAGGCGGGCCGAAGGTTTTGGTTTTTCTTCGTCACTCGAGGTTGCCGTTAAGGTTCCGGAACTGATGGAAGCTTTCCGTCGTTGATCTGTTGTTAGTCTGTTGAAGCTTTGGCCTTCCAGTAGATCGAGATCCCCATCGTCATCAATGTCGCCCAGCGAGGGCATTCCCGCTCCTACATGATCCAGTCCAAGCTCATGGCTGACATCTTTAAAATGACCATCGCTTTGCTGGTAGTAGATACGAAGTCTTTCAGCATTTGGGGGAGGGTCGGGGTAATCGGATGAACAGAGTATGAGATCTAATCGCCCGTCGTGATTTAAATCGGCCAACTCCGAGTAAATGTCGCCTTGGTTATAGGTCTTATGAATATCCTCAAGTGTTTCTCCTTCTTTGGGAAGCGCTGGGATTCTATCAATTTTGAGTGACTCAGGAGACGTAAAGTCTACTCGGCCTGTTTCGCTTAATTGATTTACCAGGAATCGTGATCGGTCTGATGAATCACCTGCCCAAGCGTGAATGATGGTTGTCAGGAAGAGATCGAAGTCTCCATCGTTATCAATATCGCCAATTGCGGTATCGAATGTGTTGCCGTTGGACCTAAAGGGAGGTTCGTTTTGTCGATGTAATCTCTTCGTTCCATCCGAATTGAATCTTGGCCATTTTGGATAGAGACCATGGCGAATTTTATCTCCATCCAGGTGAACTTCAGGAGCAATGTTTCTGCCATGTAGGCTACTACTGATATCCTGGGCTATTGCTCGTTGCTCCCTGAGCACTGGCTCGGTCGAGCTCTCTGTTCCGGAAAGTTGCCTCAGGGGCTCCCTCTCTTTTAGCTGGTAAAGGCGATTCCACCGCCGACCGTAGTTCAACTCGAGTAAGTGTGGGATGCCATAGTCCAGGCGAGGGAGTGCAACGCCGTAGGTCGGTCGGCCTCCCAGGTCGTCTTTAAATGAAGTGGTATGGTTTTCGAGGGGCATGGGCCAACGTGCAAAGGCTGAGCCATCTTCGTTTTTGAACTGCAAAAGAAGGTCATTGGAAAAGGCCTCATAACCGGTGAAGTAGCATTCGTACCAGTTTCCCAAATACAAGTCTGGTAGTCCGTCGACATTAACATCTCCAACGGCAATCGCTCGAGTAGTTGCAGAGGAGGCAGCTCCAATGATCACGGGTTCTCCAAAGCTGCCATCTCCGTTTCCCGGTAACCATGCTGTGCGTGTTGGGTTCTCTTCAGGGGGTTGATAGTCGTCTTGCTAGATATCTAAGTAACGACCTATAATGGCATCTGAAATACCGTCGTTATTCAGGTCAGCAAAGACCAATACATCGGCCCGTGAGAGCGCTGGGAGCCCCGTGTTTGTTTTCTTTGTTAAATAGGGTTGGCTTCCTCCTTCGGAAGCACCGGTATGCATATACACGACGGGGCTTTCCCTGTGATTCGTCTCTGGTAGAAGAACGACATCCGGCCAATGATCGCCATTCAGGTCGTTCAGTTTGACACGAGAGGTGGAGTAAGATTCTAGTCCCGCCTTGTTCGTAATATCAGACCAATACCCGAGGTCTTGCGCAACCAACGCGCAACTAAAAACCAGGCTGCTGGTGACTAGCAGAGCTCTTAAATACATCAGTCGGAGTCATTCGCAAGTTTCTGAGCATGCTCAAATAAAAGCTTTAGTCTTCGAAGGTCTTCTTTCGTCGATTCGATCAAGGGAAACACATGGGTCTCGAGCGTTAGGTGCTCAACGGGCCGATCTTTAAACAAATGCTTGAGTTGCCCCAGCCAGTTTACGCCACCGTCACCAATTAATCGGTTTTCCCATTTATCTGGCGGAATCGGTATGGCGTCCTTTATGTGGACATTTTGAAGATACGGAAGGACCGCGTCGTAGCCGATAGGGAAGCCTGCTTCTCCACAAACAACGGCATTAGCAGGATCCCAGTTAATTCCCACATGATCCTGGTCGATGGCTTTCACAATGGCCGCTGTATTTTCACCAGTATCGCAGTAGGATCCTGGTTCGTTTTCCACTGCGAGTTTCAAATTATATTCACCAGCTATATGGCCTGCTTCTTTCAGTGCGGAAACAATCGCCTCCGAATTGACATCGGCTTCCCGCATAAATCCAAAGGTAATTAGAGTCGGTGACTTCATCTCCTTTGCCATTTCACAAGCTTTAGGAAGCACCTCGTCCATTTCCTTTCGAAGAGCATCTGTATCGCTCAGATCGATTTTAAAGGTTCCGGGCGTCACCGCCGTTACTTCAATCGTTCCTGCCTCTACGAGCTGTAATATTTGTTCGTAGCGTCTTGGATTGAAGTTTGGAACGCGGTGCTCGTAGTCGTCCATGCACCGAATTTCATATTTGCGAAAACCGAGATCGGTTCCGATGCGGAAGGCCTCCTCTAGATCGAGGGAGATTTCATCACTTAGAATGGCAAGTTCCAATGTGTTTGGGGTCGAGGATTGTTTCAGTAAGCTTCAGAGTGAAGTCTGGCTGTATTTCTGATCCGCGTACTGTTTTAAGCCAAACTTGGCGGTGTTTTTCAGTAAACCAAAAGGCCTTTTGCTTCCAAGTGCCATGGGGCCTTTTCTAATCAACTATTCATAACCTCCAGGCTTGCAGGATGAGTCCTATTCGGCTGTGGGGTTGCCGTCCGCATTGCATTACTTAGTTTCTATTCACTTACAGTGTCTACAGCGCTCACATTGAACTCGAATATTTATTCACTCCTCAGAGCCCCTGATATGGGCCTGTCTTGTACCATTGGGAGTTTAGTCTAATGGAAGAAAGCTCGAATCATGCGACCGACACTGCAGCTCCTATTCGAGTAGGGCTCATCGGTGTTACGGGTTACGCCTATTCTTATTTGGGTGAACTAAAAAAGCTCGTTGATAAAGGATGGCTCGCCTGGGGGGCGGTTACGATTATCAACCCTGACGATGCTTCCGAGCAAATCGAGTATTTCAAATCGCTCAATATTCCCATCTTTGATGATTACCGGGACATGTTGGAGAATGAGGATGGAAATCTCGATTGGATGTGTGTGCCTACTGCCATCAGTTGGCATACGGCCATGACCTTGGATAGTCTGAAGCGAGGAATCCCTGTTTTGCTTGAAAAACCAATCGCTTCAACTTTGCAGGAGGTGCGAGTTATTCAGGAGGCTGAAAAAGTATCCGGAAAATCCGTGGCTATTGGCTATCAATATTACTACTGTCCTAAAACAGCTGAAATCAAACAACGCTTTCTTGAAGGTGAAATTGGCGAGATAGAGCGCATTGATTGTCTGTGTCTCTGGCCGCGCGATGATGATTACTACCATCGGAATGATTGGGCTGGTTGTGTGCATGATGGACATGGTTTGGTATTGGATTCTCCACTACACAATGCGCTTTCGCACTTGGTGAATCTGATTTTGTATTTTGCGGGACCTGCTATGGATGAACGAGCAGACTTGCTCGATGTGACCGCCGAGCTTTATCGCGCAAAGAGTATCGAGAATTACGATACTATACGATGTGAAACACATCTAAGCACAGGTGCACTCGCTACTATGTTGCTTTCTCACAGCACAACCAATCGCTTGGATCCTGAGATTCGTATTCAAGGAACAAAAGGTAGCCTGGTTTGGCGCTTTGGTGGACCTCACACGCTTCACACTGAAGAGGGGACGGTTGATCTGCCAGCGGAGAGCCCTCTTGAGGTTCGTTCCTATATGTTTGATAAAATCGTCCGTGGGCTACGCGGAGATAAAACAGTTTCTTACTGCTCGACTGAACTGGCGAAGGGAGAAGTGAAGTGGGTGAACGCAGTTCAAGATGCTGCAGCCGTTCATGAGATTCCATTGGAGTATCGCAGGCAGCTTAAGGGTGACAATGGAGAATCGTTTGAAGTCGTGGACAAGCTGGACGATTACGCTGTTCAGGCATTTGAGAAACAATGCTCGTTCAAGACTTTAGGCGTTCCTTGGGCAGTTGAGCCTGGATACCTGGATCTTTCGAATTACACCGATTTTCAAGCACGCCATCTGAAAGAGTACCAGTCAGCTTCGGTGGTAAAATAAATGTGACGGCATAACGAGGATGAGACTGTTCTGCGGACGATTTAGAGAAAGAATGCAGAGTGACGTCGTCTTCGAATTGCCTGTAGCAATGTATTTCATTCGCCTCTTACGGATCGACGGTAGCTGGAAGGGGGCATTCCTTTGATTTGACGGAAGGTCTTCGAAAAGTGGTATACATCGCAGAACTCAAGCTCTTCGGCTAATTCCTTGAAGTTGACGGACTCACGGTAGATGGCAGAGCAGGCTCGATCAATTTTTCTTTGCCGTTGGAACTTCGCCGGTGGAACTCCGGCGTGTCTGGTAAACTGCTTGCGGAAATTCTCGTAGCTCATGCCTATTTCTTTCGCTACTAAGGTCGGCTGCATCCATTTCGAGTTTCTGGGCTTTTCCAATAGCTCCTTGCTCGTCTTCAGCCATTGATCCTCTTTCCGGATGGGACGTGGGGCTTCAGTGATCATTTCAACTAGCAGGCTGCTAAACTGACTGATCGTTTCGATGGCTGACTGGTTATTTGGATGGGTGGAGGTAGCTAACATTCGGTCTTTGAACTGTTCATTCCAACGGGTAGCAGAATCAATTTTGCAGAAAGGTTGTTTGGAATGAATCGCTTGTGCGCTTTGCAGCAGGTCAAATTGAGGTCCGTCGAATACCATATAGCTTTGTGACCACCTGGATCCGTCTAGTCCTCCGTAGGCGTGGGCCAGTTCTGGGGTGACGAATATGGCATGGTCTTTTTGTAAAATCTTGGATCTGCCTTCGCTATCTTTGTAGTACACCTCTCCTTCTAAAACTAAAACAAGCGCATACCTTCCCAAAATACGCATTTTTTTCTCTGGAATGTAGTTGTTTCCGCTTAGTTGACCGGCGAGCCAAAGAGTTCCTATGTTAGATTCTATAGGACTATTTAGCCAATCTTGCGTTGATCTTTGCATTTCGCTCATTATATACCAAAATATACAAATAAAATCCCATTTCAACCATTCATTCTTAGGAGCTATTAGAGTAAAGTAGTTCGTATCCTTTGCGTAACCAAGGTCTTGCCATGAAAGCACTTTCGTCACTTCCCCAACTTTATTCCTATGATCACCCTCTGAGTACCGACTCTGATAAAGTAGGGCAACTTAGCGATTCTTCCGATGCGGCCGAAGACTTCGATGAGCTTCGCAGGCGCGTATCAGAGGATGGCTATTTGTATATGAAGGGGTATCTTGACCGAGATCGGGTGCTCGCTGCCCGCGCTTCTATCGTTCAACGATTGGCTGATGCTGGAATGATTGCTGATGGAACCGATCCAATGGATGCCATATGCGATCCTGAATCTGGCTACGGTTTTACTCCAGAAATAGTGGATAACAATAAAGAGGTGAAGGAGCTCTTGTATGCCGGGCAGCTGACTGACTTTTATCTTCAACTCTTCGCCGAAGACATCCGTCACTATGACTTTACCTGGATGCGCGCTATTGGTCCAGGCAAGGGCACGAATCCTCATTGTGATCTACCATACATGGGAAGAGGGACTCACCAGCATATGACTTGTTGGATGCCTTATGGAGATATTTCCTATCGGTTAGGTGGACTCATGATTTTGGAGGGCTCGCACAAGCGGATGGATTTATTGAAAAACTACGTCTATCGCGATGTAGATACCTATTGTGAAAACATTCCTGGCCACCGTGAAAAGGCCGAAGATGGCAAATGGAGTTTTACAGGAACGCTTTCACATAATCCACCCGTGTTAAGAAATAAATTCGGGGGCCGTTGGCTGACTACTGAATTTGAAGCGGGTGACTTTTTAACCTTTGGAATGTTTGTGGTTCACGCATCGCTCGACAATCGTTCGGAGAATCGATTACGCATCTCAAGCGACAGTCGTTATCAGCGTGCCAGTGAGTCGATTGATGATCGTTGGATTGGGGCGAACCCATCTGGCCATTCCAAAGCTGGTAAACGCGGTCGAATCTGTTAAGTAATTTTTATTCCAAAGCTGTATGGAAGCATCAACTACATCTGAAGGAAAACACAATCCTGGGAATCGACGCCTGGCCGCCGTTCAAGAAATGGCTGCCTTCCAGCGCATCCTCTTTGAGGTGGAGCGCGAATTTATACGCACCGCCACCACGCTCATTTATCGAGTAGGTGATATCGAATTGAAATACCTGCTTTGCCAGCACGTCTGGGAGTCGGCTGGTCATGGTCGCTTTCTCCGTGAACGTGGAAGGGAAATGAGCGGCTTTGGAAAAGGCGATGCAGTTCGTGACTCATTTAGAGGTATTTTTGAAGAAGCCACCCTGGCCGAAGACCCGTTGGATTCTTTGTCTAGTTTTTATAGAGTTCTGAAACCTGCACTTCTTTCTGCCTACCGACAATACCTTGAATTGACACACCACTTGGCCGACTGGCCATCCAGGCGCTTGGTTGAGGAATTTATTATGGATGAAGAGCGCCATGCCTCTGAGATGGAAGCCTACCTTGAAGATCGGGAGGTCCGTTCACTGGAAGTGCGAATCGAAACTGCTCTCGCTGCATTGGGAGGCTGGTTGGGCAAGGACAAAATAGCTGTATTGCCCGACGGATTTGAGTGGAATTACCATACTGAGACATTTCAGCATCCCACGATCTGTAACCGTGGAGACTTTCCTATCTGCTCCAGTGTGTTTAGTCATGACCCGGATGAGACACCTATCGTCAGGCAGTGGTTGGAAGATCCCGAGACCGACGCACGGGTGATTCGCTTAATGGTCTATGTGTGGCTCATGATGGAGCTCGATGCGGTAGATTACTTGGCGACTGTGTTTTATGATACGCCTAATGCACCGTTTGATCTTCACTTCGATCTGGCGAGGCATCTGTGGGATGAATCTCGTCATAGTGCGTTTGGGTTCCGTCAGCTACCGAAGCTGGGAGTGGACCTGAGTACCCTGGAGCATTCTTTGGACCTCTATAACATTCTCGTGCAAATGACTCCGCCGGAGCGTTATGCGATGATGACGATGGAGTTCGAGGCTGGTAGCTTCCCGATTAAAGCCTTGGTTATGGATCGAGTTCGTGAGCTGAACGACTTCGAGGCCGACACCTTGCTGGCATTTGATCGCAACGATGAGCAAAATCATGTGCGCTATGGTCACCAATGGCTACCGGAAATTATGAAGCTCTTTGGTGAAGAACGACCGGTGGAAGATTTTGTGGAGGCTACTAAAAAGCGGTTTGAAGAGCTTGCTGAAGAATTTGGGGGTCGAGTTCCGCATAGTCTGCCGGCGGATACTCGATTAACTGGAAAAAAGATTTTAGAAATTGCCGGGGTGGTATAGTGTGTTGTGTTATAAATTCCTTATATAAATGCGAGAGCGCCGAATGGTTTTTTGCAAGGCTGCTACGCACACTAGGGGTTGTTAGCCCATGTGGTCGTAGTGAACGCCGCAAACAGCCATTTGCCGTTTCGCCCACAGGGCCGTGCTCTTTTTGCGCTTACCAGCGTTGGGCCGTGTCGTTAGGGTTTAGTAACCCAATCGACACAACCCGCCTTGGGGAAGCGCAAAAATTGATAAGGCATTTATGTAAGTTATTTCAACAAACCACACTTTGTAATTGATTCTGAATACACGATGAACCGACCCTCTGGCCTCTATAGTGATTTACGTCCGGTAGAAATTGAAGCGATCCTGAAAGCGGCACCGATTGCCTATGTGCCTTGGGGCGCTCTTGAGTGGCATAGTCATCATGCGCCCATTGGATTGGATTCGGTGAAAGCGAAAGGTATTTGTAAGGCAATCGCGCAAGAGACGGGTGGGGTGGTGTTGCCTGCTATTCCCATGGGAGTAAATACGATCAAGCCGTTTAAGGGCTTTCCTCACTCTATCGATATTTCGGCCGA
This genomic stretch from Opitutia bacterium ISCC 52 harbors:
- a CDS encoding Gfo/Idh/MocA family oxidoreductase; amino-acid sequence: MEESSNHATDTAAPIRVGLIGVTGYAYSYLGELKKLVDKGWLAWGAVTIINPDDASEQIEYFKSLNIPIFDDYRDMLENEDGNLDWMCVPTAISWHTAMTLDSLKRGIPVLLEKPIASTLQEVRVIQEAEKVSGKSVAIGYQYYYCPKTAEIKQRFLEGEIGEIERIDCLCLWPRDDDYYHRNDWAGCVHDGHGLVLDSPLHNALSHLVNLILYFAGPAMDERADLLDVTAELYRAKSIENYDTIRCETHLSTGALATMLLSHSTTNRLDPEIRIQGTKGSLVWRFGGPHTLHTEEGTVDLPAESPLEVRSYMFDKIVRGLRGDKTVSYCSTELAKGEVKWVNAVQDAAAVHEIPLEYRRQLKGDNGESFEVVDKLDDYAVQAFEKQCSFKTLGVPWAVEPGYLDLSNYTDFQARHLKEYQSASVVK
- a CDS encoding AraC family transcriptional regulator → MRILGRYALVLVLEGEVYYKDSEGRSKILQKDHAIFVTPELAHAYGGLDGSRWSQSYMVFDGPQFDLLQSAQAIHSKQPFCKIDSATRWNEQFKDRMLATSTHPNNQSAIETISQFSSLLVEMITEAPRPIRKEDQWLKTSKELLEKPRNSKWMQPTLVAKEIGMSYENFRKQFTRHAGVPPAKFQRQRKIDRACSAIYRESVNFKELAEELEFCDVYHFSKTFRQIKGMPPSSYRRSVRGE
- a CDS encoding phytanoyl-CoA dioxygenase family protein; this encodes MKALSSLPQLYSYDHPLSTDSDKVGQLSDSSDAAEDFDELRRRVSEDGYLYMKGYLDRDRVLAARASIVQRLADAGMIADGTDPMDAICDPESGYGFTPEIVDNNKEVKELLYAGQLTDFYLQLFAEDIRHYDFTWMRAIGPGKGTNPHCDLPYMGRGTHQHMTCWMPYGDISYRLGGLMILEGSHKRMDLLKNYVYRDVDTYCENIPGHREKAEDGKWSFTGTLSHNPPVLRNKFGGRWLTTEFEAGDFLTFGMFVVHASLDNRSENRLRISSDSRYQRASESIDDRWIGANPSGHSKAGKRGRIC
- a CDS encoding DUF455 family protein yields the protein MEASTTSEGKHNPGNRRLAAVQEMAAFQRILFEVEREFIRTATTLIYRVGDIELKYLLCQHVWESAGHGRFLRERGREMSGFGKGDAVRDSFRGIFEEATLAEDPLDSLSSFYRVLKPALLSAYRQYLELTHHLADWPSRRLVEEFIMDEERHASEMEAYLEDREVRSLEVRIETALAALGGWLGKDKIAVLPDGFEWNYHTETFQHPTICNRGDFPICSSVFSHDPDETPIVRQWLEDPETDARVIRLMVYVWLMMELDAVDYLATVFYDTPNAPFDLHFDLARHLWDESRHSAFGFRQLPKLGVDLSTLEHSLDLYNILVQMTPPERYAMMTMEFEAGSFPIKALVMDRVRELNDFEADTLLAFDRNDEQNHVRYGHQWLPEIMKLFGEERPVEDFVEATKKRFEELAEEFGGRVPHSLPADTRLTGKKILEIAGVV